From Pseudorasbora parva isolate DD20220531a chromosome 25, ASM2467924v1, whole genome shotgun sequence, one genomic window encodes:
- the LOC137065027 gene encoding NADH-ubiquinone oxidoreductase chain 5-like: MPTTLESQATMADTPDAAKADPRRLRLASSIADPPLMSERVVSIPVVPANLSLVVPALPSPVVPEVLPASAALTAILCVLAALFSFYSEGVVFSFFYSDVVVFSSFYSDVVVFSSFYSDVTVFSSFYFDVVVFSSLYSHVVVFSSFSSAVVVFSSFYSDVVVFSSFYSAVGIFRSFYSAVVVFSSFYSDVMVFSSFYYDGVVFSYFYSAVVVFSFFYSAVVVFSSFYSAVEVFSSFYSAVVVFSSFYSAVVVFSFFYYDGVVFSYFYSDGVVFSSFCSAVVIFSSFYSAVVVFSSFYCAVVVFSSFYSDVTVFSSFYFDVVVFSSFYSDVMVFSFFYSDVVVFSFFYSDVMVFSFFYSDVVVFSSFYSDVVVFSSFYSDVVVFSSFYSDVMVFSFFYSAVVVFSSFYSDVMVFSFFYSDVVVFSFFYSDVMVFSFFYSDVVVFSSFYSDVVVFSSFYSYVVVFSSFYSAVVVFSSFYSDVVVFSSFYSYVVVFSSFYSAVVVFSSFYSDVVVFSSFYSAVVVFSSFYSDVVFSSFYSAVVVFSSFYSAVVVFSSIAMLQQRVKRGRRFTLHACSGKVTTKEVIATLQVQRRLMPPPPHPGDRLSWMQSDLDPSPVFPLEPRHHDNKISSDI; encoded by the exons ATGCCCACCACGCTAGAGTCCCAAGCCACCATGGCCGACACACCTGATGCAGCAAAGGCTGATCCAAGGCGTTTAAGACTGGCATCCAGTATTGCAGACCCACCTCTGATGTCTGAGCGAGTAGTCAGCATCCCTGTGGTCCCAGCAAATCTAAGTTTGGTGGTCCCAGCACTTCCCAGTCCGGTGGTCCCAGAGGTCCTACCAGCATCGGCTGCACTTACTGCCATCTTATGTGTTTTGGCCGCACTCTT TTCATTCTACTCTGAAGGGGTGGTCTTCAGTTTCTTCTACTCTGATGTGGTGGTCTTCAGTTCCTTCTACTCTGATGTGGTGGTCTTTAGTTCCTTCTACTCTGATGTAACGGTCTTCAGTTCCTTCTACTTTGATGTGGTGGTCTTCAGTTCCTTGTACTCTCATGTGGTGGTCTTCAGTTCCTTCTCCTCTGCTGTGGTGGTCTTTAGTTCCTTCTACTCTGATGTGGTGGTGTTCAGTTCCTTCTACTCTGCTGTGGGCATCTTCAGGTCCTTCtactctgctgtggtggtcTTTAGTTCCTTCTACTCTGATGTGATGGTCTTCAGTTCCTTCTACTATGATGGGGTGGTCTTCAGTTACTTCtactctgctgtggtggtcTTCAGTTTCTTCtactctgctgtggtggtcTTCAGTTCCTTCTATTCTGCTGTGGAAGTCTTCAGTTCCTTCtactctgctgtggtggtcTTCAGTTCCTTCtactctgctgtggtggtcTTCAGTTTCTTCTACTATGATGGGGTGGTCTTCAGTTACTTTTACTCTGATGGGGTGGTCTTCAGTTCCTTCTGCTCTGCTGTGGTGATCTTCAGTTCCTTCtactctgctgtggtggtcTTTAGTTCCTTCTACTGTGCTGTGGTGGTCTTCAGTTCCTTCTACTCTGATGTAACGGTCTTCAGTTCCTTCTACTTTGATGTGGTGGTCTTCAGTTCCTTCTACTCTGATGTAATGGTCTTCAGTTTCTTCTACTCTGATGTGGTGGTCTTCAGTTTCTTCTACTCTGATGTAATGGTCTTCAGTTTCTTCTACTCTGATGTGGTGGTCTTCAGTTCCTTCTACTCTGATGTGGTGGTCTTCAGTTCCTTCTACTCTGATGTGGTGGTCTTCAGTTCCTTCTACTCTGATGTAATGGTCTTCAGTTTCTTCtactctgctgtggtggtcTTCAGTTCCTTCTACTCTGATGTAATGGTCTTCAGTTTCTTCTACTCTGATGTGGTGGTCTTCAGTTTCTTCTACTCTGATGTAATGGTCTTCAGTTTCTTCTACTCTGATGTGGTGGTCTTCAGTTCCTTCTACTCTGATGTGGTGGTCTTCAGTTCCTTCTACTCTTATGTGGTGGTCTTCAGTTCCTTCtactctgctgtggtggtcTTTAGTTCCTTCTACTCTGATGTGGTGGTCTTCAGTTCCTTCTACTCTTATGTGGTGGTCTTCAGTTCCTTCtactctgctgtggtggtcTTTAGTTCCTTCTACTCTGATGTGGTGGTCTTCAGTTCCTTCtactctgctgtggtggtcTTCAGTTCCTTCTACTCTGATGTGGTCTTCAGTTCCTTCtactctgctgtggtggtcTTCAGTTCCTTCtactctgctgtggtggtcTTCAGTTCCAT AGCCATGCTACAGCAGAGGGTTAAAAGAGGACGGCGCTTTACACTGCATGCGTGCTCTGGAAAGGTCACGACTAAAGAGGTTATCGCCACACTGCAGGTACAGAGGCGCTTAATGCCTCCTCCTCCCCACCCCGGAGACAGGCTGTCATGGATGCAGAGTGATCTGG ATCCCTCACCGGTCTTTCCTCTAGAGCCCAGGCACCATGACAATAAGATCAGCTCCGACATCTAA